In a genomic window of [Empedobacter] haloabium:
- a CDS encoding TolC family outer membrane protein, whose translation MRSIKSRMARALATALLAGAGLQALPASALGLMQAYQAALANDPTFRQAIEDAAAGRENRIIGRAALLPNVSASYTANKNYADLVQRTASGMRVPSEPEYISRVANLQVRQPLFSLDAYARYKQGAAQTDYSEELFRLRTHEMILRVVGAYLDALYAREQVRLSTVQRDMYAEQRAVNDRLFAKGEGTKTDMLETQARLDLAEAQLLEAQDNAQTALATLSGIVGQGVDGLGELGDNFRLAPLSEGGFEQWRKLALENNPDLASQAFAIEAARQEVNKSKAGHYPRIDLVASVSKNDAETLNTYTQESKNRAIGIQVSVPLYAGGQVSAITRQSVAGLEKARAEYQVKSDKIMVELRKQYAAVVSSAARIQALDKAVSSAKLLVKATEQSIKGGVRINLDLLNAQQTLYTSQRDQAQARYNYLLSLLRLRAAAGTLGENDVRDIAAYFR comes from the coding sequence ATGAGGTCGATCAAATCGAGGATGGCGCGGGCCCTGGCGACGGCATTGCTGGCCGGCGCCGGCCTGCAGGCACTGCCGGCGTCCGCGCTGGGCCTGATGCAGGCCTATCAGGCCGCGCTGGCGAACGATCCGACATTCCGCCAGGCCATCGAAGACGCGGCGGCGGGGCGTGAAAACCGCATCATCGGCCGCGCGGCGCTGCTGCCGAACGTGTCGGCCAGCTATACGGCGAACAAGAACTATGCCGACCTGGTGCAGCGCACGGCGTCGGGCATGCGCGTACCCAGCGAGCCGGAATACATCAGCCGGGTCGCCAATCTGCAAGTACGCCAGCCCTTGTTCAGCCTGGACGCGTACGCCCGCTACAAGCAGGGGGCCGCGCAAACGGACTACAGCGAGGAGCTGTTCCGCCTGCGCACGCACGAGATGATCCTGCGCGTCGTCGGCGCCTACCTGGACGCGCTGTATGCACGCGAACAGGTGCGCCTGAGCACGGTACAACGCGATATGTACGCCGAGCAGCGTGCCGTCAACGACCGGCTGTTCGCCAAAGGCGAGGGCACCAAGACGGACATGCTGGAAACCCAGGCGCGCCTGGACCTGGCCGAGGCGCAGCTGCTGGAAGCGCAGGACAATGCGCAGACGGCGCTGGCCACCTTGTCGGGCATCGTCGGCCAGGGTGTCGATGGGCTGGGCGAACTGGGCGATAACTTCCGCCTGGCGCCGCTGTCCGAAGGCGGCTTCGAGCAATGGCGCAAGCTGGCCCTGGAAAACAACCCGGACCTGGCCAGCCAGGCGTTCGCCATCGAGGCCGCGCGCCAGGAAGTGAACAAGAGCAAGGCCGGCCATTATCCGCGGATCGACTTGGTCGCCAGCGTCAGCAAGAACGACGCGGAAACGCTGAACACCTACACGCAGGAATCGAAAAACCGCGCGATCGGTATCCAGGTCAGCGTGCCGCTGTACGCGGGTGGCCAGGTCAGCGCCATCACGCGCCAGTCGGTGGCAGGGCTGGAAAAGGCCCGCGCCGAGTACCAGGTCAAGTCGGACAAAATCATGGTGGAGCTGCGCAAGCAATACGCGGCCGTCGTCAGCAGCGCCGCGCGCATCCAGGCGCTCGACAAGGCTGTCAGCTCGGCCAAGCTGCTGGTCAAGGCGACGGAACAGAGCATCAAGGGTGGCGTGCGCATTAACCTCGACCTGCTCAACGCGCAGCAGACGCTGTACACGAGCCAGCGCGACCAAGCGCAGGCGCGCTACAACTACCTGCTGTCGCTGCTGCGTTTGCGCGCCGCGGCCGGCACGCTGGGCGAAAACGACGTGCGCGATATCGCGGCGTATTTCCGCTAA
- a CDS encoding HlyD family type I secretion periplasmic adaptor subunit, with protein MDLIKKQPGPPAEVISHDVSPLTVETDSRGYSRLGWLVVLLGFGGFMLWASLAPLDKAVPMAGVVSKEGNRKAIQHLTGGTVDDILVKDGDVVKRGQVLVRMNSVQARSQAETSRAQYFTARLAEARLLAERDGKASVAFPAALEAFRDDPRVLEGYELQKQLFTSRRTSLESELSATNENIEGLKVQMKGLEESRDSKKEQMKILKEQLDNMRDLSREGYIARNRMLDLERTYAQLSGAISEDIGNIGRARRQITELTLRRLQRTQDYQKEVRTQLADVQREAEALESRIQGQDYDLANTEVKAPADGTIVGMNIFTKGGVVGAGMRMMDIVPSADPLVVEGQLPVNLIDRVHVGLPVELVFSAFNTNRTPHIPGVVTSVSADRTVEERTGNAYYKVRASVTPEGQKIIAAKKLDIQSGMPVELHVITGERTMMSYLLKPIFDRTKSAMSED; from the coding sequence GTGGATCTGATCAAGAAACAACCGGGACCGCCGGCGGAAGTCATCTCGCATGACGTGTCGCCGTTGACGGTCGAGACGGACTCCCGTGGCTACAGCCGCCTGGGCTGGCTGGTGGTTCTGCTGGGCTTTGGCGGGTTCATGTTGTGGGCCAGCCTGGCGCCGCTGGACAAGGCCGTGCCGATGGCCGGCGTGGTGTCGAAGGAAGGCAACCGCAAGGCCATCCAGCACCTGACGGGCGGCACCGTCGACGATATCCTCGTCAAGGACGGTGACGTGGTCAAGCGCGGCCAGGTGCTGGTGCGCATGAACAGCGTGCAGGCGCGCTCCCAGGCGGAGACGTCGCGCGCCCAGTACTTCACGGCGCGCCTGGCCGAGGCACGCCTGCTGGCCGAGCGAGACGGCAAGGCATCCGTGGCGTTCCCGGCGGCGCTGGAGGCGTTCCGCGACGACCCGCGCGTGCTGGAAGGTTACGAGTTGCAGAAGCAGCTGTTCACGTCGCGCCGGACGTCGCTGGAGAGCGAACTGAGCGCCACGAACGAGAACATCGAGGGCCTGAAAGTGCAGATGAAGGGCCTGGAGGAATCGCGCGACAGTAAAAAAGAGCAGATGAAGATCCTGAAGGAGCAACTGGACAATATGCGCGACCTGTCGCGCGAGGGCTATATCGCCCGCAACCGGATGCTGGACCTGGAGCGCACCTATGCGCAGCTGAGCGGCGCGATCTCGGAGGACATCGGCAATATCGGCCGCGCCCGCCGCCAGATCACGGAGCTGACCCTGCGCCGCCTGCAGCGCACCCAGGACTACCAGAAGGAGGTGCGCACGCAGCTGGCGGATGTGCAGCGCGAGGCGGAAGCGCTGGAAAGCCGCATCCAGGGGCAGGACTACGACCTTGCCAACACGGAGGTGAAGGCGCCGGCGGACGGCACGATCGTCGGCATGAACATCTTTACCAAGGGTGGCGTCGTGGGCGCCGGCATGCGCATGATGGACATCGTGCCTTCGGCGGACCCGCTGGTCGTAGAAGGGCAGCTGCCGGTCAACCTGATCGACCGCGTGCACGTGGGCCTGCCGGTGGAGCTGGTGTTCTCGGCCTTCAACACCAATCGCACGCCGCACATCCCCGGTGTCGTCACCAGCGTCTCCGCCGACCGCACGGTGGAGGAACGTACCGGCAACGCCTACTACAAGGTGCGTGCCAGCGTGACGCCGGAAGGCCAGAAGATCATCGCCGCGAAGAAGCTGGACATCCAGTCCGGCATGCCGGTCGAGCTGCACGTGATCACGGGCGAGCGCACGATGATGAGCTATCTGCTGAAGCCGATTTTCGATCGCACCAAGTCGGCGATGTCGGAGGATTGA
- a CDS encoding type I secretion system permease/ATPase, with protein sequence MKKLLSQPKNEIQQVLVTLKRTFITVGVFSAISNLLMLTPSLYMLQVYDRVLSSRNEMTLAMLTVLMLGAFLLVAALDAIRSFVLIRVGARFDLELNKRVYTAAFQQNLKAAGGNAGQALTDLTNLRQFLTGNALFAFFDAPWFPIYLIVIFFFEPTLGLFALGGTIILVALAYINERATREPLGEANTMAIAATTLATNNLRNAEVIESMGMLPNLMRRWNKVHSRFLNLQADASQKAGTISAITKFVQTSLQSLVLGFAALLVLEQKITPGMMIAASILVGRALQPVQQVIGVWKGFASTRSAYERLTKLLETNPERPAGMELPKPTGKLAVEAVTAAPPGVTAPVLRSATFALEAGDVLGVIGPSGSGKSTLARLLVGIWPAAMGKVRLDGADIYQWNKAELGPHIGYLPQDIELFGGSIAENIARFGEVDAEKVVAAAKRAGVHDLILHFPKGYDTLLGDGGAGLSGGQKQRIGLARAMYDDPSLLVLDEPNSNLDDVGEAALVQAVQDFRKRGKTVVLITHRTSVIGVTTKLLVLRDGTVSLFGPTQGVLQALQEQNQKQLQMAQAQQAQRQAAAQQAAAQQAAQQAAQAGTAAATAPAPQDSREADEIAAQQNMIAERNAAAQAAKEQE encoded by the coding sequence ATGAAAAAACTTCTTTCGCAACCGAAGAACGAGATCCAGCAGGTGCTGGTCACGCTCAAGCGTACGTTCATCACCGTCGGCGTGTTCAGCGCCATCAGCAACCTGCTGATGCTGACGCCGTCGCTGTACATGCTGCAGGTCTATGATCGCGTGCTGTCCAGCCGTAACGAGATGACGCTCGCCATGCTGACCGTGCTGATGCTGGGTGCCTTCCTGCTGGTTGCCGCACTGGACGCGATCCGCAGCTTCGTGCTGATCCGCGTGGGCGCGCGCTTCGACCTGGAGCTGAACAAGCGCGTCTACACCGCGGCGTTCCAGCAGAACCTGAAGGCCGCCGGCGGCAACGCCGGCCAGGCGCTGACCGACCTGACCAACCTGCGCCAGTTCCTGACGGGTAACGCGCTGTTCGCGTTCTTCGACGCGCCGTGGTTTCCGATCTACCTGATCGTCATCTTCTTCTTCGAGCCCACGCTGGGCCTGTTCGCCCTGGGCGGCACCATCATCTTGGTGGCGCTGGCGTATATCAACGAGCGCGCCACGCGCGAGCCGCTGGGCGAGGCCAACACGATGGCGATCGCGGCCACCACGCTGGCCACCAATAACCTGCGCAATGCGGAGGTGATCGAATCGATGGGCATGCTGCCGAACCTGATGCGCCGCTGGAACAAGGTGCACAGCCGCTTCCTGAACCTGCAGGCCGATGCCAGCCAGAAGGCCGGCACGATCTCGGCGATCACGAAGTTCGTGCAGACGTCGCTGCAGTCGCTGGTGCTGGGCTTTGCCGCGTTGCTGGTGCTGGAGCAGAAGATCACGCCGGGCATGATGATTGCCGCGTCGATCCTGGTGGGCCGCGCCTTGCAGCCCGTGCAGCAGGTGATCGGCGTGTGGAAAGGCTTTGCCAGCACGCGCAGCGCCTACGAGCGCCTGACCAAGCTGCTGGAAACCAACCCGGAGCGCCCGGCCGGCATGGAACTGCCGAAGCCGACCGGCAAGCTGGCCGTCGAGGCCGTCACTGCGGCGCCGCCTGGCGTCACCGCGCCTGTGCTGCGCAGCGCCACCTTCGCCCTCGAGGCGGGCGACGTGCTGGGCGTGATCGGCCCGAGCGGTTCCGGCAAGTCCACGCTGGCCCGCCTGCTGGTCGGCATCTGGCCGGCCGCGATGGGCAAGGTGCGCCTGGATGGCGCCGACATCTACCAATGGAACAAGGCCGAGCTGGGCCCGCACATCGGCTACCTGCCGCAGGATATCGAGCTGTTCGGCGGCTCCATTGCCGAGAATATCGCCCGCTTCGGCGAGGTGGACGCGGAGAAAGTCGTGGCGGCCGCCAAGCGCGCCGGCGTGCACGACCTGATCCTGCACTTCCCGAAGGGCTACGACACCTTGCTGGGCGACGGCGGCGCCGGCCTGTCCGGCGGCCAGAAGCAGCGCATCGGCCTGGCCCGCGCGATGTACGACGATCCGTCCCTGCTCGTGCTGGACGAGCCGAATTCGAACCTGGACGACGTCGGCGAGGCCGCCCTGGTGCAGGCGGTGCAGGACTTCCGCAAGCGTGGCAAGACGGTGGTGCTGATCACGCACCGTACCAGCGTCATCGGTGTGACGACGAAGCTCCTGGTGCTGCGCGACGGCACCGTCTCGTTGTTCGGCCCGACGCAGGGCGTGCTGCAGGCGCTGCAGGAGCAGAACCAGAAGCAGTTGCAGATGGCGCAGGCGCAGCAGGCCCAGCGCCAGGCCGCCGCGCAGCAGGCCGCGGCACAGCAGGCCGCGCAGCAGGCGGCCCAGGCCGGCACGGCGGCAGCGACCGCGCCGGCCCCGCAGGACAGCCGCGAGGCGGACGAAATCGCCGCCCAGCAGAACATGATCGCAGAACGCAACGCGGCGGCACAGGCCGCCAAGGAACAGGAGTAA
- a CDS encoding DUF4214 domain-containing protein — MAITATEIQQLYVAYFNRPADALGLPFWLARANASSLATVANEFANSDEYRATYKDMTAAEQVNAIYNNLFGRDAEPAGLLYWAGKLLAGTETFGSIALTIAKAAQNEDRAAIDAKVAASTAFTSALDTTEEIVGYSGDAANAVARAWLSQVVDAATQEAATTEEALGVVIGDAIDAHNDTPGQQVSLTLGADTVTGTNGKDTFTAADVVAGGSTAPSLSIGDKINGGSGVDTLNITQTTAFALPLNVSVTNVENVNLITGTTGSVINTTTWAGVEALSVTGTGAQTVTAAATTDVTVTRTGATNAVAVDGGKNVTVTETGANGGSVTIGATTAAAGNVTVTSTITGAVTGDAIAVTGGKEISVTQVAGNAVNTTSTAGAVTIVGDANTTTVTVTDAAAATASGTVAGHVNGAVSVTDANAASTTDAGKITTVSLNNFGAATVNSGALTTLNLSGTGTSVNAGTLGALATAANTTLAVNTNGLTTTGAVTIDTDITTLNLAGATAASTINSLVAAGVKTLNISGDAAVTLTGQTLGALTDVVVTNSAGASLGTAIAAGVTFTGGAGADSVTLSNAFTKVINMGAGNDTVVYGGAAGTGGSVVGGDGVDTIVLTGAQADAADVDSTFNTKFTGFEVLGIATGATETLNLLGLGNVNQVSTIGANGLTLNNIANNGTLTLTGASTAATVAVRDASFSATDVFNFALSNSGTTQVNFGGVTVAGVETINVSTVDAGKASAATLDSFTLTAADATKIVVTGNNGVDLSASVAAKVTTFDASGVTGNGTADTAANLAVKYTSDNATASANVSITGGAGNDELAGNAAKDTISGGAGDDIITGGTAIDSVTGGAGSDTFVFAAGDAGVTGTDKVTDFNIALGGDKLDLSTATLIADVADVNITASVTGSVDLTATVKNGIVTIGGADASLVDSIGELKLIFEQLEDAAAADVAAFVLNGNTYVITDAIGLAANDIIQLTGVTTATGLSTTDTAGTIWIA, encoded by the coding sequence ATGGCTATTACCGCTACCGAAATCCAGCAACTGTACGTTGCGTATTTCAACCGTCCTGCTGATGCACTGGGCCTGCCGTTCTGGCTGGCACGCGCCAACGCCAGCAGCCTGGCAACCGTCGCCAATGAATTCGCCAACTCGGACGAGTATCGTGCAACCTACAAGGATATGACGGCCGCCGAGCAAGTCAACGCCATCTACAACAACCTGTTCGGCCGTGACGCTGAACCTGCTGGCCTGCTGTACTGGGCTGGCAAGCTGCTGGCTGGTACCGAAACGTTCGGTTCGATCGCCCTGACGATCGCCAAGGCCGCACAAAACGAAGACCGCGCTGCCATCGACGCCAAAGTCGCTGCTTCGACCGCCTTCACCTCTGCTCTGGACACAACCGAAGAAATCGTTGGCTACTCCGGCGACGCGGCAAACGCCGTTGCCCGCGCATGGCTGTCGCAAGTTGTCGACGCTGCAACGCAAGAAGCAGCCACGACCGAAGAAGCCCTGGGCGTCGTAATCGGCGATGCTATCGACGCTCACAACGACACCCCAGGCCAGCAAGTCAGCCTGACGCTGGGCGCGGACACCGTGACCGGCACGAACGGCAAGGACACCTTCACCGCAGCTGACGTGGTTGCTGGCGGCTCGACCGCTCCTTCCCTGTCGATCGGCGACAAGATCAACGGCGGTTCCGGCGTCGACACGCTGAACATCACCCAAACGACCGCTTTCGCGCTGCCGCTGAACGTTAGCGTCACCAACGTGGAAAACGTCAACCTGATCACCGGCACCACCGGTTCCGTGATCAACACCACGACCTGGGCCGGTGTTGAAGCCCTGAGCGTGACCGGTACCGGCGCCCAGACCGTGACCGCAGCTGCAACGACCGACGTAACCGTGACCCGCACCGGCGCAACCAATGCAGTGGCGGTTGACGGCGGCAAGAACGTCACCGTGACCGAAACCGGCGCCAACGGCGGCTCTGTGACCATCGGCGCCACGACGGCTGCTGCTGGCAACGTGACCGTGACCTCCACGATCACCGGCGCCGTCACCGGCGACGCGATCGCTGTCACCGGCGGTAAAGAAATCAGCGTGACGCAAGTTGCTGGCAACGCCGTCAACACGACGTCGACCGCTGGTGCCGTCACCATCGTTGGCGATGCCAACACCACGACCGTCACCGTTACCGACGCTGCTGCCGCTACCGCTTCCGGTACCGTTGCTGGCCACGTCAACGGCGCCGTATCCGTGACCGACGCGAACGCCGCATCGACCACCGACGCCGGCAAGATCACCACCGTCAGCCTGAACAACTTCGGCGCAGCGACCGTCAACTCCGGCGCGCTGACCACGCTGAACCTGTCGGGTACCGGCACCTCCGTCAACGCTGGCACGCTGGGCGCGCTGGCAACGGCCGCCAACACGACCCTGGCTGTCAACACCAATGGTCTGACCACCACCGGCGCAGTGACGATCGACACCGACATCACCACGCTGAACCTGGCTGGCGCAACGGCTGCTTCGACCATCAACTCGCTGGTTGCTGCTGGCGTCAAGACGCTGAACATCTCCGGTGACGCAGCTGTTACGCTGACCGGCCAGACCCTGGGCGCCCTGACCGACGTCGTCGTGACGAACTCGGCCGGTGCATCGCTGGGTACCGCAATTGCTGCTGGCGTGACCTTCACCGGCGGCGCAGGTGCCGATTCCGTAACCCTGTCGAACGCCTTCACCAAGGTAATCAACATGGGCGCAGGTAACGACACCGTCGTCTACGGTGGCGCAGCTGGCACGGGCGGTTCCGTGGTAGGTGGCGACGGCGTGGACACGATCGTCCTGACCGGCGCGCAAGCCGACGCGGCTGACGTCGATTCGACCTTCAACACCAAGTTCACGGGCTTCGAAGTTCTGGGCATCGCTACCGGCGCTACCGAAACGCTGAACCTGCTGGGCCTGGGCAATGTGAATCAGGTTTCGACGATCGGTGCCAATGGCCTGACGCTGAACAACATCGCCAACAACGGCACGCTGACTTTGACGGGCGCCAGCACCGCGGCTACCGTTGCCGTGCGTGACGCAAGCTTCAGCGCAACCGACGTGTTCAACTTCGCACTGAGCAACTCGGGCACGACCCAGGTCAACTTCGGCGGCGTCACCGTCGCTGGTGTTGAAACGATCAACGTGTCGACCGTCGACGCAGGCAAGGCATCGGCTGCAACGCTGGATTCCTTCACGCTGACCGCTGCTGACGCAACGAAGATCGTCGTAACCGGCAACAACGGTGTGGACCTGTCCGCTTCCGTGGCTGCCAAGGTCACCACCTTCGACGCATCGGGCGTGACCGGCAACGGCACGGCTGACACCGCTGCGAACCTGGCTGTCAAGTACACGTCCGACAACGCAACGGCATCGGCCAACGTGTCGATCACCGGCGGCGCTGGTAACGACGAGCTGGCTGGTAACGCTGCGAAAGACACGATCTCCGGCGGCGCAGGCGATGACATCATCACCGGCGGCACGGCAATCGACTCCGTCACCGGCGGCGCAGGTTCCGACACGTTCGTGTTCGCCGCTGGCGACGCAGGCGTGACCGGTACCGACAAGGTCACCGACTTCAACATCGCTCTGGGCGGCGACAAGCTGGACCTGTCGACCGCCACGCTGATCGCTGACGTGGCTGACGTGAACATCACGGCATCCGTGACCGGCTCGGTGGACCTGACGGCAACCGTGAAGAACGGCATCGTCACCATCGGTGGTGCTGACGCTTCCCTGGTTGACTCGATCGGCGAACTGAAGCTGATCTTCGAACAGCTGGAAGACGCTGCTGCTGCTGACGTCGCTGCCTTCGTCCTGAACGGCAACACCTACGTCATCACCGACGCAATCGGTCTGGCAGCGAACGACATCATCCAGCTGACCGGCGTGACGACCGCAACCGGCCTGTCGACCACCGACACCGCTGGCACGATCTGGATCGCCTAA
- a CDS encoding FecR family protein: MFNSRMHLRQVAAGAALLLASAGALAAEAGRVVFVSGDVQLGRRAVALNDAVQEGDEISTGKSGYVYVKTVDDGLLVLRPSSRARIEAYHIDRQNPANTRVKLELLEGVARSVSGSGVKAARQNFRFNTPVAAIGVRGTDFTVFTDQETSNVTVLSGAIVVSGFGGSCQPGGAGPCEHQASRELSAAQAGQVLQVRRGRAEPNLLQGGAVSPDAAAPPRSDEPGKSSGTSTSSTEPSLDPQKASTVLQLALNNVKQTVQPPVTAPADQPVVQEVPPSQLVWGRWASLAGQPGTLKGSEIVAAGGKVVATNSYYSIYRTQGSDVLLPQSGSAAFALNQSEALVSDSATKLVTAAALSNGQLNVDFGARTFTTGFDLTTGKDTFRLNAAGNMSENGAISAINQFLPSSNMNVSGALGAQNDAAYIFSARLDARRTANGVTYWVK; this comes from the coding sequence ATGTTCAATTCACGTATGCATTTGCGCCAGGTCGCGGCGGGCGCCGCGCTGCTGCTGGCGAGCGCCGGTGCACTGGCCGCCGAGGCCGGCCGCGTCGTCTTTGTCAGCGGCGACGTCCAGCTGGGGCGCCGTGCCGTGGCGCTGAACGACGCCGTCCAGGAAGGCGACGAGATCAGCACCGGCAAGAGCGGCTATGTCTACGTGAAAACGGTGGACGACGGGCTGCTCGTGCTGCGCCCATCCAGCCGCGCCCGCATCGAGGCCTACCATATCGATCGCCAGAATCCTGCCAACACCCGCGTCAAGCTGGAGTTGCTGGAAGGCGTGGCGCGCAGCGTGTCGGGAAGCGGTGTCAAGGCCGCGCGCCAGAACTTCCGCTTCAATACGCCGGTCGCCGCGATCGGCGTGCGCGGCACCGACTTTACCGTGTTTACCGACCAGGAAACGTCGAACGTGACGGTGCTGTCCGGTGCGATCGTCGTCAGCGGCTTCGGCGGCAGCTGCCAGCCGGGCGGCGCGGGCCCATGCGAACACCAGGCCAGCCGCGAACTGTCGGCGGCCCAGGCCGGCCAGGTGTTGCAGGTGCGGCGCGGCCGTGCCGAACCGAACCTTTTGCAGGGCGGCGCGGTGAGCCCGGATGCGGCGGCGCCGCCCCGTTCCGACGAGCCGGGCAAGAGCAGCGGTACGTCGACGTCGTCGACCGAGCCCAGCCTCGATCCGCAGAAGGCCAGCACCGTATTGCAGCTGGCCCTGAATAATGTCAAGCAAACCGTGCAGCCGCCGGTGACCGCGCCGGCCGACCAACCCGTCGTGCAGGAAGTGCCGCCCAGCCAGCTGGTGTGGGGACGCTGGGCCAGCCTGGCCGGCCAACCAGGTACGCTGAAAGGCAGCGAAATCGTCGCTGCGGGTGGCAAGGTGGTGGCCACCAATTCGTATTACTCGATTTATCGCACGCAAGGCTCGGATGTGCTGTTGCCGCAATCGGGCAGCGCCGCATTCGCGTTGAATCAGAGCGAAGCGCTGGTATCGGATTCGGCAACCAAGCTGGTAACGGCCGCCGCGCTCAGCAATGGGCAATTGAACGTGGACTTCGGTGCCCGCACATTTACCACCGGATTTGATTTGACGACCGGAAAGGACACGTTCCGTTTGAATGCGGCAGGGAATATGTCGGAGAACGGCGCTATCTCGGCGATCAATCAGTTTCTGCCATCCAGTAATATGAACGTGTCCGGCGCGCTGGGCGCGCAGAATGATGCCGCCTACATCTTCTCGGCGCGGCTGGATGCGCGCCGCACGGCGAATGGCGTGACCTACTGGGTCAAATAA
- a CDS encoding adenylate/guanylate cyclase domain-containing protein, whose product MNFLHPLRRDRLAPLARWVVAACAVAIAAAAQWAGAPLPGEERLRDVMLRAQASNAPEERLVVIDIDEKSLRRVGPWPWSREQLAHLVENLLGPYDVKTIGLDIVLPEPADAAGDERLAMLTRFGPVVVPQSFVFDGSAGLHVGTLAGGAPAAAGDAVRARGYVANHAGLAQAGRFGNIGFLPDEDGMLRRLPMQTWYQGRRWPALSLAMLQCCQGGRGPTGGLHSGDGLRRIPYSRTWDAYTVVPAADILQPAVPAEWLRDKYVLIGSSALGLADRVATPLSPNTSGLLVHAAALTGLLDVRDGRAPAPWPGQAIAIGYAVLVAGLMLYALPRLAAWANVALLLASALAWLALAWTILPHDALFSVTGPLLSCLFLLLVGVPLAWQLAQRHSRRLLGTLRQYVADAVVDELLRSDLADPLAPTRRQVTTLIADMQGYTTHVAALPVEQAAQLTRNFLNCLTGPVLEARGTLDKFTGDGLVAFWGAPLPVDDHADRALDAAIAIMAAMKRFNAARTATGLAPIRVRIGIESGEAMAGDFGSAARSIYTAVGDSVNVASRLETAARDFPCDVLVGPGTAAQARRHALFRVGQIVLRGRDSETTLYTPAQLAAEGTI is encoded by the coding sequence ATGAACTTCTTGCACCCGCTACGTCGTGACCGCCTCGCGCCCCTGGCGCGCTGGGTCGTGGCCGCATGCGCGGTGGCGATCGCGGCGGCGGCGCAGTGGGCCGGTGCCCCCCTGCCCGGCGAGGAACGACTGCGCGACGTGATGCTGCGTGCGCAGGCCAGCAACGCGCCGGAAGAGCGCCTGGTTGTCATCGACATTGACGAAAAAAGCCTGCGCCGCGTTGGCCCGTGGCCGTGGTCGCGCGAACAGCTGGCGCACCTGGTGGAAAACCTGCTGGGCCCATACGACGTGAAGACGATCGGGCTGGACATCGTGCTGCCCGAGCCGGCGGACGCCGCGGGCGACGAGCGCCTGGCGATGCTGACCCGTTTCGGGCCGGTCGTGGTACCGCAATCGTTCGTGTTCGACGGCAGCGCCGGGCTGCACGTGGGCACGCTGGCGGGCGGCGCCCCGGCAGCGGCGGGCGATGCGGTGCGCGCCCGCGGCTATGTCGCCAACCATGCCGGCCTGGCGCAGGCTGGCCGCTTCGGCAATATCGGCTTCCTGCCGGACGAGGACGGCATGCTGCGGCGCCTGCCGATGCAGACTTGGTACCAGGGCCGGCGCTGGCCGGCGCTGTCGCTGGCGATGCTGCAGTGCTGCCAGGGCGGCCGCGGCCCGACCGGCGGCCTGCACTCGGGCGACGGCCTGCGCCGCATCCCGTACAGCCGCACCTGGGACGCCTACACGGTCGTGCCGGCGGCGGACATCCTCCAGCCGGCCGTGCCGGCCGAGTGGCTGCGCGACAAATATGTGCTGATCGGTTCGTCCGCGCTGGGCCTGGCCGACCGGGTGGCTACGCCGCTCAGCCCGAATACGAGCGGCCTGCTGGTGCACGCGGCCGCGCTGACGGGGCTGCTGGACGTGCGCGATGGCAGGGCGCCAGCACCGTGGCCCGGCCAGGCCATCGCGATCGGCTATGCCGTGCTGGTGGCCGGCCTGATGCTGTACGCCCTGCCCCGCCTGGCCGCCTGGGCCAACGTGGCACTGCTGCTCGCCTCCGCGCTGGCCTGGCTGGCGCTGGCCTGGACGATCCTGCCGCACGACGCCCTGTTTTCCGTGACGGGGCCGCTGCTGTCCTGCCTGTTCCTGCTGCTGGTGGGTGTGCCGCTGGCCTGGCAGCTTGCGCAGCGCCATTCGCGCCGGCTGCTGGGCACGCTGCGCCAGTACGTGGCCGACGCCGTCGTCGACGAGCTGTTGCGCAGCGACCTGGCCGACCCGCTCGCCCCGACCCGCCGCCAGGTGACGACCCTGATCGCCGACATGCAGGGCTACACCACCCACGTGGCGGCGCTGCCAGTGGAACAGGCGGCGCAGTTGACGCGCAATTTCCTGAACTGCCTGACCGGGCCGGTGCTGGAGGCGCGCGGCACATTGGACAAATTTACCGGCGACGGGCTGGTCGCGTTCTGGGGCGCGCCGCTGCCGGTGGACGACCACGCCGACCGCGCCCTCGATGCCGCCATCGCCATCATGGCCGCGATGAAGCGCTTCAACGCGGCGCGCACGGCCACGGGACTGGCGCCGATCCGTGTGCGTATCGGCATCGAAAGCGGCGAGGCGATGGCGGGCGATTTCGGCTCCGCCGCCCGCAGCATCTATACTGCGGTCGGTGACAGCGTCAACGTGGCCTCGCGGCTGGAGACGGCCGCGCGCGATTTCCCGTGCGACGTGCTGGTGGGACCCGGCACGGCCGCCCAGGCGCGCCGTCACGCGCTGTTCCGGGTGGGCCAGATCGTGCTGCGCGGGCGCGACAGCGAGACGACGCTCTATACGCCGGCGCAGCTGGCGGCTGAAGGAACGATTTGA